The Coffea eugenioides isolate CCC68of chromosome 8, Ceug_1.0, whole genome shotgun sequence genome has a segment encoding these proteins:
- the LOC113780657 gene encoding uncharacterized protein LOC113780657: protein MAETSRSRVTITLGRAGQVVKRAGPGVDDSSSFADSQHPVGAKRSVRDRLGSNVDSSSNFNNKRQRGDVSRLSRSASNDVDEDVTLNKDDLRFKIMRKNSLNKGQSSSQLNGMDLRDLLSRPAQSSTSSLGTQQRMPQLKDPRKHFPDPRDGRHQMQEPRNARYLMPEPRDGRRHVSEPRDARQPLSESRDVRYVMPGPKDDRNLRLGSNSSSFPGQIRSSRTTDSLPHLDSLRNSYSPWTLDSLRQGGRVAGTSRGLTPSRRNEELEQRPLVRKLIEFRVYTFSIGTLASIPDGPNSSTRPTV, encoded by the exons ATGGCAGAGACTTCCCGTTCTCGAGTCACCATAACCCTAGGTCGCGCTGGTCAG GTGGTTAAAAGGGCAGGTCCTGGTGTTGATGATAGTAGTTCATTTGCTGATTCACAACATCCCGTTGGGGCTAAAAGATCAGTTAGGGATAGGCTGGGAAGCAATGTGGATTCATCATCCAATTTTAACAATAAACG CCAGCGAGGAGATGTTAGTAGATTGAGTCGAAGTGCCTCTAACGATGTGGATG AAGATGTTACTCTGAACAAAGATGACTTGCGGTTCAAAATTATGCGCAAAAATAGTCTTAACAAGGGTCAAAGTTCCAGCCAGCTGAATGGAATGGACCTTCGTGACTTGCTGTCAAGGCCTGCTCAGTCTTCAACAAGTAGCCTAGGTACGCAGCAACGGATGCCTCAGCTGAAGGATCCAAGAAAGCATTTTCCAGATCCGAGGGACGGTAGACACCAGATGCAAGAGCCGAGGAATGCTAGATATCTTATGCCTGAACCAAGGGATGGTAGACGACATGTTTCAGAACCCAGGGATGCTAGGCAGCCCCTTTCTGAATCCAGGGATGTTAGATATGTCATGCCAGGGCCAAAAGATGATAGAAACCTTAGGCTGGGATCAAATAGTTCAAGCTTTCCTGGTCAAATTCGATCCTCACGAACTACTGATTCTTTGCCGCATTTAGACTCGTTAAGAAATTCTTATTCTCCTTGGACTTTGGATAGTTTGAGGCAAGGAGGTAGGGTTGCGGGTACTTCTAGAGGTCTCACTCCGTCAAGGAGGAATGAAGAGCTAGAGCAACGGCCTCTAGTAAGG AAGTTGATTGAGTTTAGAGTATACACATTTTCAATAGGGACATTGGCTTCGATACCAGATGGTCCAAATTCTTCCACCAGGCCAACTGTATGA
- the LOC113780658 gene encoding geraniol 8-hydroxylase-like gives MIGLLWAVSDPRTSVCASSCQLLAQPQSLAHQICDDAEICRTHHGIDDGEDIGFTCFPSGGGAERSSILFRNSVFRYTLSSFSICNVLAGGRVLTNSEKLKELKRDCLCAWINGTCCKKQILQLSFPCQLSHLISAFVCNQQDMFVRGTDTTTATVEWALTELIRSPEKMARAKQELIKKVGLGFSVEEQDILQLPYLDALMKETMRLHPAAPFLLHCAETDVEVCGSIIPKHTQVLVNVWSITKDPACWKEPTKFQPERFLDTGIDFRGRDLCFIPFGAGRRICPGMPLAARMVKLLLASPVHNFDWKLPNGMEPKDLDMKDKFGLTVEKAEPLAAIPVRVATS, from the exons ATGATAGGCCTTCTCTGGGCAGTGTCAGATCCCA GAACAAGCGTCTGCGCTAGTTCGTGCCAACTTTTGGCACAGCCACAGTCTTTAGCTCACCAGATTTGCGACGATGCAGAGATATGCAGAACTCACCATGGCATAGATGATGGGGAAGACATTGGTTTCACGTGTTTCCCAAGCGGAGGAGGAGCTGAGAGAAGCTCCATTTTATTTCGGAATTCAGTGTTTCGGTACACGTTGAGCTCATTTTCAATATGCAATGTTCTTGCGGGTGGACGCGTTTTGACAAACTCAGAGAAGCTCAAAGAACTTAAAAGAGATTGTTTATGTGCATGGATCAATGGAACTTGCTGCAAGAAGCAAATCTTGcagctttcttttccttgtcaACTGAGCCATTTGATTTCAG CATTTGTATGCAACCAACAGGATATGTTTGTAAGAGGTACAGATACTACCACCGCCACAGTGGAATGGGCATTGACAGAGCTTATTCGCAGCCCAGAGAAAATGGCAAGGGCAAAGCAAGAATTAATCAAAAAAGTTGGCTTAGGATTTAGTGTCGAGGAGCAGGACATCCTTCAACTTCCTTATCTAGATGCACTCATGAAAGAAACAATGAGGCTTCACCCTGCAGCTCCATTTCTCCTCCATTGTGCCGAGACAGATGTTGAAGTTTGTGGTTCTATCATTCCAAAACATACTCAAGTGTTAGTGAATGTATGGTCAATCACGAAGGACCCGGCCTGTTGGAAAGAGCCCACCAAATTTCAACCAGAAAGGTTTTTGGATACAGGTATTGACTTCAGGGGCAGGGATTTATGTTTCATCCCTTTTGGTGCGGGACGGCGAATTTGCCCTGGAATGCCACTGGCAGCGAGGATGGTGAAGTTATTGTTGGCTAGTCCTGTTCATAATTTTGATTGGAAACTCCCAAATGGAATGGAACCGAAAGATTTGGACATGAAAGATAAGTTTGGGCTTACAGTTGAGAAAGCTGAGCCACTTGCTGCCATTCCTGTGAGGGTTGCAACATCTTGA